The DNA window CCGCGTCGGGGCACAGCCCTCGAACACCGTCAAGGTGCTCATGACCAAGACGGGCATCTGGGAGAAGTTCGCCGGGTCAAAGGGCGAGGGCACCACCGAGAAGGGGACGAAGGCGGCCGCGAAGGCGAGCTGACCCCGTGGCAGAAGCCCCTTCGGACGGTCTCAGGGATCTTCTCGAGTACCTCGCGCGCGAGATCGTCGATGAGCCGGACTCGGTCGAAGTGACGGAGGCCGCCGACGATCGTGGTGTTCTCCTCACGCTCCGCGTGGCCCAGGACGACATGGGGAAGGTCATCGGCCGGGGCGGCCGAACCGCCCGTGCGCTGCGAACGGTGGTGAAGGCCGCGGGTCTTCGGGCCGGCGTTCGGCACACGCACGTCGAGATCGCGGACTAGGCACTCGTGGACGAGCCGACCGTCGCGGTCGGCCGGGTCGCTCGCGCCCACGGGGTCCAGGGCGAGCTAACGGTTCTCGTGCTGTCGGAGGTCGAAGATCGTTTCGCCCCCGGCGCGACGCTGTGGCTGGAAGATGGGCGGACCCTGACCGTCGAGTCGTCGAGGCCGCATCGCGGCCGGCTGCTCGTTCGGTTCCGCGAGGTTCGAGACCGAGAGCAGGCGGAGAGACTCCAGCGGGCGCTCCTCGTCGTTCCCGAATCGTCGTCTCCCTTTCTTCCCGAAGGATCGTGGTGGGATCACCAGATCGAGGGGTGCGCCGTCGAGACGGACCGAGGTCGCGCGCTCGGCATGGTTCGCGAGGTGATCCACACCGCCGCGAACGACGTCTGGTCGGTGGTCGACGGCGAAGGTCGTGAAACGCTTGTGCCCGTGTTGAACGACGTGCTCCTCTCCGTCGACGTTGGCGCCAAGCGCATCGTCGTCCGCGAGATCGCCGGACTCACCGTGGAATGATGCGTTCGTGCGCGTCGACGTCCTGACCATCTTCCCGTCGATCTTCGACAGCCCTCTTCGCGAGAGTTTGCTCGGCAAGGCGATCGACGCCGGCACGCTCGACGTTCGGGTGCACGACGTCCGTGATCACACGACGGACCGGCATCGGCAGGTGGACGACGAGTCGTACGGCGGAGGCCCGGGAATGGTGATGAAGCCGGAGCCGGTCTTTCGCGCGGTCGAGTCGCTCGGCAATGAACCGAAGCGCCTGTTGGTGATGTCGCCGGCCGGTCGGCGTCTCGATCAGGCGCTCGTCCGCGAGCTGTCGAAGGAACCGTGGCTGGTCTTGATCGCCGGACGGTACGAGGGAATCGACGAGCGCGTCGTGGAGGGTCTCGGCGCCGAGGAGGTCTCGATCGGCGACTACGTGCTCTCAGGCGGAGAGCTCCCGGCGCTCGTCGTGCTGGAGGCAGTGACCCGGCTCGTTCCAGGCGTCATCGGACGGGAGGAGTCGCACGAGCGCGACTCCTTTGGCGCTGACGGCCTCCTCGACCATCCGCACTACACGCGGCCGGCGGAGTTCAGAGGGATGCGCGTACCCGAGGTTCTGCTTTCGGGGGACCACGCGGCTGTCGAGCGGTGGCGACGCGAGGCTGCGGTCGAGAAGACCCGTCGCAACCGCCCCGACCTGCTTGAACGCTGAGCGAACGACTTCCCCGGGAGCCTCGGGCGTGCCTGTTACGATGAGACTCCCGCCATGAACAAGACCGATCTCGTCGACCGAGCCTATCTCCGCACGGACCAGCCCGAATTCCGTCCGGGTGACACCGTCAAGGTGCACGTTCGCGTCGTGGAGGCCGGTCGGGAGCGGATCCAGGTCTTCCAGGGCGTGGTGATCCGTCGCCAGGGCTCCGGACTGCACGAGACGTTCACCGTTCGCAAGATCTCGTTCGGCGTCGGCGTTGAGCGGACGTTCCCGCTCCACTCACCGTCCATCGGCAAGCTGGAGGTGGTCTCCCGCGGTCGCGTTCGTCGCGCAAAGCTGTATTACCTGCGTGAGCGTCGAGGGAAGAAGGCGCGGATCCGCGAGCGCCGGCTCGGCGACGAGGAGCTGGCCGCGATCGCGTCGGCCGAGGCCCGTCGCGCCGCCGCGGCGGACAACGGTTCCGCAGACCCCGATTCGGTCGAAGTCTCGGAGGCGGCTGCCGACGAGGGCACCGTCGCGGCAGGGAACGTCGTCGATGGTGTGGCGGAGCTCGAGCCCTCGGCCGCATCAGCCGGAGGCGGCGAGAGCGGCGAGAGCGCGGAGCAGGGCTAGAAGGTGACGGACCGGCCGATCGGCCCGGCCGGGCCGGCCGGAGGGACGAAGACCCGCGAGGTGCCGGACAAGACGCCGAACGGGCGCCCGACCGGTGGCAAGGCCGTTCTGTCGTTCCTCCGAGAGCTTCCCGTTCTCATCGTCCTTGCCTTCGCGCTGGCGATCCTGCTCAAGACCCTGGTCGTCCAGGCGTTCTTCATCCCGTCCGGCTCGATGGAGCCGGTCCTCAAACCGGGCGATCGCGTCCTGGTCAACAAGGTCTTGTACGAGCCGGAACGCGGGCACGTCATCGTGTTCTCCGATCCGCAGGACGGGCGAGGTCCCGACCGCGGCGTGGTCGGCGGCTTCCTGCACTGGCTGTCCGAGGGCATCGGGATCGCCCGGCCCGAGCACGAGGACTTCATCAAGCGGGTGATCGGGCTTCCGGGGGAGTCGCTGGAGATCCGAAACACCATCGTGTACATCGACGGTCGTCCTCTCCAGGAGCCGTACCTCACGCGGGAGGCGCGGGTGTCGATGAGCGACTTCGGCCCCGTTCAGATCCCTCGCGACTCGCTGTTCGTGATGGGCGACAACCGGGGACACTCGAACGACTCTCGTGGGAGCCTCGGGTTCATCCCCGTCGACAAGGTGATCGGTCGTGCGTTCGTGGTGATCTGGCCGCTCTCCAGGGCGGGAGGGGTGCAGTAGCGTGGGTAGCGCGGTGCGTGAAGCGAACAGGGCGCGGACGCCCGGGCCTGGTCCGGTCGATCTCGCTCGATACGAGCGCGGTCTTCGGGAGCAAGGGTTCAGTCTGATCGCCGGCGTGGACGAGGCGGGTCGCGGTGCGCTGGCCGGTCCGCTCTTCGCGGCAGCCGTGATCCTTCCGGATGGGTTCGACCTCGAAGGAGTGAACGATTCGAAGCTCCTGACCGCGGCTCAGCGCGAAGATGCGTTCGAACGGATCGTTCGAGACGCGATCGCGTGGTCGGTGTGCAAGTGCATGCCGCAACGAATCGATCACCGCGGCCTCCAGCGCACGAACGTGTGGCTACTTCGTCGGTGCGTCACGAGGCTGAGCGTTCAACCCGATTACGTGTTGACCGATGGGTTCCCGGTCCGACGGCTTCCCGTGCCGAACCTGTCGATCAAAAAAGGCGACGCGGTGACCGCATCGGTCGCTGCAGCCTCGATCGTGGCGAAGGTGTTGCGCGATCGGATGATGGATCGGTACCACCGGCGGTTCCCGGCGTACGGGTTCGACCACAACCGGGGCTACGGGACGAAGGGCCATCGCGACGCGTTGTTCCGCCACGGCCCTTCGCCGATACACCGGTATTCGTTCAAGGGCCTCCGCACCGGCTACTACCCGGGGTCGCTCGACGAAGCGCTCGGACGCGCCGATGGCGTGGCGCCCGAGCGAGCCAACGGCGATGTCACCGTCGAGGACATGAACGCCGAGATCGTCGTCATCGAGGAGGCGGGCCCGTGAACGAAGAAGACGACATCGAGCGGTTCGAGGAGCAACGCGAGCTCGAGCTGTATCGCGAATACCGCGACGTCGTCCCGATGTTCCGCTACGTCATCGAGACGGAGCGCCGCTTCTACCTCGCCAACCAGGTGGACGTTCAAACGCGCGACGGGGGATGGGTGGAGGTGAACCTCGGCGACGCGTGGGTGTGGGACATGTTCCGGCCGGCGCGGTTCGTTACGAGCGTGCGTGTGATGACGCGCCGCGACGTGAATGTGGAAGAGCTTCGTCACGACGACGATCCAACGATCGCCCCGTAGCTCGGGGGTTCGCTCCTTCGTTCCTCCCACTCGGCGCCGACGGCACGGATGTCGGTATCGGGGGATAGCGTCCGGACGTGCCCGCGACAGATCGACGACTGTCTCGCGCGCGCGATGGCGAGGAGGCCGCGGCGCGGGTGTATGAGCGCCGCGGGTACAGGGGTATCGCCCGCAACTGGCGGTGCGCGATCGGCGAGCTCGACCTCGTGGTGCACCGGGGAGGCACGCTTGTGTTCTGCGAGGTCAAGACACGGACCGGCATGGCCTTCGGCGGCGGGTACGAGGCCGTCACGTGGGCCAAGCGACGGAAGTTGCGCCAGCTCGCGGACGCGTTCATGCAGTCGTTCCGGTTCCAGGCCGTGCAGACGCGGTTCGACGTGGCGAGCGTGTGGCTCGGACCGCGCGGACCCGACGTCGAGATCTTCGAAGACGCCTTCTGACGTAGCTCGCCGTGTCGGTGGTGGACGCTAGGGTCGCGCGACCGTGTACGGGCGCGTCATGGGGGTCGCCGTCGTCGGCGTTCGTGGGCGCCCGGTCGTCGTCGAGGCGCACGTCGGTCGCGGTCTCCCGTCGCTCACGTTGACGGGACTGCCCGGCGCGGCGGTCCAGGACGCGCGAGATCGCATCCGTCCGGCGGTCGAGAGCGCAAGGCTCGAGTGGCCGCTCCGCCGCGTCGTGGTGAACCTGTCGCCGGGCAACATCCGGAAGGATGGGCCCGGGCTCGACCTTGCCGTCGCGATGAGCGTGCTCGTGGCGACGGGACAGGCGCCGGCCGACGGCGTGCGACGGTGGGGGTTCGTCGGCGAGCTCTCGCTCAAGGGGACGCTCGTGTCGACGCCGGGCGTGCTTTCCATGTCGATCGCCGCCGCGGCCGACGGGCTGCGCGGCGTCGTGGTTCCCGAGATGAACGCGACCGAGGCGGCGCTCGTCGATGGCATCGAGGTCGTCGGCGCTCCATCGCTCGCCGAAGTGGTGGGGTTCTTCCGCGGGACGTGGCGGCCGTCGCCGCCGGCGCGCACCGTGCCCCGGGGCGAAGGCCGCCACACCGTCGACCTCTCCGAGGTCCGCGGCCAGGCGCAGGCGCGACGCGCACTGGAGGTCGCCGCGGCCGGCGGACACAACGCGCTGTTCGTCGGCGCGCCGGGTGCAGGCAAGACGATGCTTGCGCGCCGGTTGGCAACCATCTTGCCGGCGATGTCGGGCCCGGAGGCGCTGGAGGTCACGCAGTTGCACTCGGTCGCGGGGCTGCTCGAAGGGGACGGGCTCGTCCGCGACCGGCCGTTTCGCTCACCGCATCACTCGGCGTCGCCCGCGGCGCTTCTCGGCGGGGGCGCGTCGTACCTGCGACCCGGTGAAGTGTCGCTCGCGCATAACAGTGTTGACCTATGTACTCCGACGCGCGTAGGGTGCGCTAATGGCCACCCGCGCCGCCAAGGTCGCGCCCCGCGCCGGTGTGTACGCGCGGATCTCGCACGACCGGATCGGCGACGAGCTCGGCGTCCGCCGGCAGCTCGCCGACTGCGAGAAGCTCGCGCGCTCCCGCGGGTTCACCATCACCGATCGGTATGTCGACAACGACGTCTCGGCCTACGCGGGGCGCCGAAGGCCGGAGTACGAGCGGATGCTTGCGGACTTGTCCGCCGGTCGCATCGGCGCGGTCGTCGCCTGGCACCCCGATCGGATTTACCGCCACCCCCGCGACCTCGAGGCGTTCGTCGAGACGATCGAGCAGGCCGGAGCGGCGGTGCTCACGGTCCAGGCCGGCGAGCTCGAC is part of the Actinomycetota bacterium genome and encodes:
- a CDS encoding KH domain-containing protein — encoded protein: MAEAPSDGLRDLLEYLAREIVDEPDSVEVTEAADDRGVLLTLRVAQDDMGKVIGRGGRTARALRTVVKAAGLRAGVRHTHVEIAD
- the rimM gene encoding ribosome maturation factor RimM (Essential for efficient processing of 16S rRNA), whose product is MDEPTVAVGRVARAHGVQGELTVLVLSEVEDRFAPGATLWLEDGRTLTVESSRPHRGRLLVRFREVRDREQAERLQRALLVVPESSSPFLPEGSWWDHQIEGCAVETDRGRALGMVREVIHTAANDVWSVVDGEGRETLVPVLNDVLLSVDVGAKRIVVREIAGLTVE
- the trmD gene encoding tRNA (guanosine(37)-N1)-methyltransferase TrmD, whose translation is MRVDVLTIFPSIFDSPLRESLLGKAIDAGTLDVRVHDVRDHTTDRHRQVDDESYGGGPGMVMKPEPVFRAVESLGNEPKRLLVMSPAGRRLDQALVRELSKEPWLVLIAGRYEGIDERVVEGLGAEEVSIGDYVLSGGELPALVVLEAVTRLVPGVIGREESHERDSFGADGLLDHPHYTRPAEFRGMRVPEVLLSGDHAAVERWRREAAVEKTRRNRPDLLER
- the lepB gene encoding signal peptidase I, with translation MTDRPIGPAGPAGGTKTREVPDKTPNGRPTGGKAVLSFLRELPVLIVLAFALAILLKTLVVQAFFIPSGSMEPVLKPGDRVLVNKVLYEPERGHVIVFSDPQDGRGPDRGVVGGFLHWLSEGIGIARPEHEDFIKRVIGLPGESLEIRNTIVYIDGRPLQEPYLTREARVSMSDFGPVQIPRDSLFVMGDNRGHSNDSRGSLGFIPVDKVIGRAFVVIWPLSRAGGVQ
- a CDS encoding ribonuclease HII, with translation MGSAVREANRARTPGPGPVDLARYERGLREQGFSLIAGVDEAGRGALAGPLFAAAVILPDGFDLEGVNDSKLLTAAQREDAFERIVRDAIAWSVCKCMPQRIDHRGLQRTNVWLLRRCVTRLSVQPDYVLTDGFPVRRLPVPNLSIKKGDAVTASVAAASIVAKVLRDRMMDRYHRRFPAYGFDHNRGYGTKGHRDALFRHGPSPIHRYSFKGLRTGYYPGSLDEALGRADGVAPERANGDVTVEDMNAEIVVIEEAGP
- a CDS encoding DUF2469 family protein, whose protein sequence is MNEEDDIERFEEQRELELYREYRDVVPMFRYVIETERRFYLANQVDVQTRDGGWVEVNLGDAWVWDMFRPARFVTSVRVMTRRDVNVEELRHDDDPTIAP
- a CDS encoding YraN family protein; amino-acid sequence: MPATDRRLSRARDGEEAAARVYERRGYRGIARNWRCAIGELDLVVHRGGTLVFCEVKTRTGMAFGGGYEAVTWAKRRKLRQLADAFMQSFRFQAVQTRFDVASVWLGPRGPDVEIFEDAF